Proteins found in one Nitrosopumilus maritimus SCM1 genomic segment:
- a CDS encoding geranylgeranylglyceryl/heptaprenylglyceryl phosphate synthase, with product MAGNKVETFLKSELKKKNALLFVLIDSEVSNLEASAKLAKDVEKIGASAILVGGSSATDQIEMAQVVKGIKKGIKIPIILFPGNVTGVVPDADAILFSSLMNSENPYFITQAQALGAPSVLKFGLEPLPTAYLVIGDGTTAWFVGSARGIPFEKPKIAAAYALAAQFLGMRFVYLEAGSGAKSSVTPEMVKTVRQLFNGFLIVGGGIKDVKTAQNLVKAGADALVIGTFLEKGGSLKKLEEITKAIQRSK from the coding sequence TGTTTGTTCTAATAGATTCAGAGGTATCAAATCTAGAGGCATCTGCTAAACTAGCAAAAGATGTCGAAAAGATTGGGGCGTCTGCAATCTTGGTTGGTGGCTCGTCTGCTACAGATCAGATAGAGATGGCTCAGGTGGTAAAAGGCATCAAAAAAGGCATCAAAATACCAATAATCCTCTTTCCTGGCAATGTTACGGGGGTTGTGCCTGACGCTGATGCCATTTTGTTTAGTTCCTTAATGAACTCAGAAAACCCATACTTTATCACACAAGCACAGGCCCTAGGTGCACCAAGTGTTCTAAAATTTGGTTTAGAGCCTCTTCCTACAGCATATCTGGTAATAGGAGATGGTACAACTGCTTGGTTTGTTGGTTCTGCAAGAGGAATCCCATTTGAAAAGCCCAAAATTGCTGCAGCCTATGCACTTGCAGCTCAATTTCTTGGAATGAGATTTGTCTATCTTGAGGCAGGTTCTGGTGCAAAATCTAGTGTTACACCAGAGATGGTCAAGACTGTTAGACAGTTGTTTAACGGATTTTTGATTGTAGGTGGTGGGATAAAGGACGTAAAAACCGCCCAAAACTTGGTTAAAGCAGGAGCTGATGCCTTAGTAATTGGCACTTTCCTTGAGAAAGGTGGAAGTCTCAAGAAACTCGAAGAAATAACAAAAGCAATTCAAAGAAGCAAGTAA